The Bos indicus x Bos taurus breed Angus x Brahman F1 hybrid chromosome 11, Bos_hybrid_MaternalHap_v2.0, whole genome shotgun sequence genome includes a region encoding these proteins:
- the GKN2 gene encoding gastrokine-2, with translation MKILVVFLVALAIFGTQSLGNEVYNIISPTDKGGQIQETMTIDNEKNAAIINIHAGSCSSTTIFDYKHGYIALRVLSRRACYILKMDHKAIPALDQLKRYIFERKALNSMFSDKYIWVKYNPLKSLITHVDWFLFGSPIRQLCEHVPLYQGEVADKTHNTGAGVCAKAGLLGILGISVCADVHV, from the exons ATGAAAATCCTT GTGGTATTTCTGGTGGCACTGGCCATCTTTGGGACACAATCTTTGGGAAATGAG GTGTATAACATCATCAGCCCAACTGACAAAGGTGGCCAAATTCAGGAGACGATGACAATTGACAATGAAAAAAATGCTGCCATCATTAACATCCATGCAGGATCATGCTCCTCTACCACCATTTTTGACTATAAACAT GGCTACATTGCGCTCAGGGTGCTCTCCAGAAGAGCCTGCTACATCCTGAAGATGGACCACAAAGCCATCCCTGCTCTGGACCAGCTCAAACGGTACATCTTTGAGAGGAAG GCTTTGAACAGCATGTTCTCTGACAAATACATCTGGGTCAAGTACAACCCACTGAAGTCTCTGATCACACATGTGGATTGGTTCCTGTTTGGATCACCCATCAGGCAGCTTTGCGAACATGTCCCCTTATATCAGGGGGAAGTGGCTGATAAGACAC ATAATACTGGTGCTGGAGTCTGCGCAAAGGCTGGGCTCCTGGGCATCTTGGGAATTTCCGTTTGTGCAGATGTTCACGTGTAA
- the LOC113900759 gene encoding gastrokine-3-like: MKHLIVPSILMVLFLAPSLALMNISDNHPLDGSVGTQSIHVNAFRGMVSIRDNNVLSEWDGVLDYENALLVAKLFSKMACVLAKMDEAVFPTLDDIVKALDHQAPKHYPSTHGLTYTVLPSRVKNLAQFGAPIKDMCRAVPTYFAQQQKEGTALAVDPDSCFEIQLLSFLGLSICGEIPGL, encoded by the exons ATGAAACACCTT aTTGTGCCTTCGATCCTTATGGTCCTTTTCCTAGCTCCATCTCTGGCCCTGATG aaCATCAGTGACAACCATCCTCTGGATGGATCTGTTGGGACCCAGAGCATCCATGTCAATGCCTTTCGAGGTATGGTCAGCATCCGAGACAACAATGTTTTGAGTGAATGGGATGGAGTCTTGGACTACGAGAAT GCCCTCTTGGTGGCTAAGTTGTTTAGCAAGATGGCCTGTGTCCTGGCCAAGATGGATGAAGCTGTCTTCCCAACTTTGGATGACATTGTTAAggccctggaccaccag GCTCCAAAGCATTATCCATCTACTCACGGCCTGACCTACACTGTTTTACCCAGCCGGGTCAAGAACTTAGCCCAGTTCGGAGCACCCATCAAGGACATGTGCCGAGCGGTCCCCACTTATTTTGCCCAACAGCAAAAAGAAG gtacTGCACTGGCTGTTGACCCAGATTCCTGTTTTGAAATCCAACTCCTGTCTTTCCTGGGACTCTCCATCTGTGGGGAGATACCTGGGCTCTGA